One genomic region from Gossypium hirsutum isolate 1008001.06 chromosome D13, Gossypium_hirsutum_v2.1, whole genome shotgun sequence encodes:
- the LOC107919269 gene encoding annexin D6-like, which yields MASTILERGDRDVRACRGGDVRRQQGLGWLGFLKMQFFAGFEGRPDGEFHKLRRVAIKCLIVPKKYFEKALPQAINKLGTDERALTRVVATQAEVNTERIKEESKGKNRVTLEKAIVGDTSGDCEKMLLALIEARDI from the exons ATGGCGAGTACAATACTTGAACGAG GTGACAGAGATGTCAGAGCATGCAGAGGAGGTGACGTGCGGCGGCAGCAAGGCTTAGGGTGGCTAGGGTTTCTGAAAATGCAGTTT TTTGCGGGATTTGAAGGCCGACCGGATGGCGAATTCCACAAATTGCGGAGAGTTGCAATCAAGTGCTTGATCGTCCCTAAGAAATATTTCGAGAAGGCTTTACCACAAGCCATCAATAAGCTCGGAACAGATGAAAGAGCTCTTACTAGAGTGGTCGCCACTCAGGCAGAGGTAAACACAGAACGTATTAAGGAGGAATCTAAAGGAAAAAACAGAGTGACCCTGGAAAAAGCTATTGTTGGAGATACTTCTGGAGACTGTGAGAAAATGCTACTTGCGTTGATTGAAGCTAGAGACATCTGA